Proteins co-encoded in one Actinomadura luteofluorescens genomic window:
- a CDS encoding aldehyde dehydrogenase family protein, with protein MSENFSMTIDGRAVTAPGTFGVIDPATGEVAEQAPDASREQLDAAMASAQAAYADWRRDEAARRKALLAAADVMFARSEEIGRILTLEQGKPLADATMEVVGAGVWLKYFADLELPREVIQDDASARVEVVRRPMGVVAAITPWNYPLLLGIWKLAPALLAGNTMVLKPSPFTPLSSLKLGEVLRDVLPPGVLNVVTGGDELGAWMTAHEVPRKISFTGSVATGKRVAAAAAPDLKRVTLELGGNDPAILLDDADPAAVADRLFGAAFQNNGQVCSAIKRVYVPEALYGDVVDALAERARAARVGNGMDEGVQYGPINNRPQYERVGELVADAIAGGARAAAGGGPIDGPGYFFEPTILADVSDGTRIVDEEQFGPALPIVRYTDLEDAIARANGTHFGLSGSVWGTDADRAAEVAGRLECGTAWVNTHLALAPNQPFGGFKWSGVGVENGPWGLYGFTELQVIYRSKA; from the coding sequence GTGTCCGAGAACTTCTCGATGACCATCGACGGCCGGGCCGTGACCGCGCCCGGCACCTTCGGCGTGATCGATCCGGCCACCGGCGAGGTGGCCGAGCAGGCGCCCGACGCGTCCCGGGAGCAGCTCGACGCGGCGATGGCCTCGGCGCAGGCCGCCTACGCCGACTGGCGCCGCGACGAGGCCGCGCGCCGCAAGGCCCTGCTCGCGGCGGCCGACGTCATGTTCGCCAGGTCCGAGGAGATCGGCCGGATCCTCACGCTGGAGCAGGGCAAGCCCCTGGCCGACGCGACCATGGAGGTCGTCGGCGCGGGCGTGTGGCTGAAGTACTTCGCCGACCTCGAACTGCCGCGCGAGGTCATCCAGGACGACGCGAGCGCGCGGGTGGAGGTCGTGCGCCGGCCCATGGGCGTGGTCGCCGCGATCACCCCGTGGAACTACCCGCTGCTGCTCGGCATCTGGAAGCTCGCCCCGGCGCTGCTCGCGGGCAACACGATGGTCCTCAAGCCGTCCCCGTTCACCCCGCTGTCGAGCCTGAAGCTCGGCGAGGTGCTGCGCGACGTCCTGCCGCCCGGCGTGCTGAACGTCGTCACCGGCGGCGACGAGCTCGGCGCCTGGATGACCGCGCACGAGGTGCCCCGCAAGATCAGCTTCACCGGCAGCGTCGCGACCGGCAAGCGCGTCGCGGCCGCGGCGGCGCCCGACCTGAAGCGCGTCACGCTGGAGCTCGGCGGCAACGACCCGGCGATCCTGCTCGACGACGCCGACCCGGCCGCGGTCGCCGACAGGCTCTTCGGCGCCGCGTTCCAGAACAACGGGCAGGTCTGCTCGGCGATCAAGCGCGTGTACGTCCCGGAGGCGCTCTACGGGGACGTGGTGGACGCGCTCGCCGAGCGCGCCAGGGCCGCGCGGGTCGGCAACGGGATGGACGAGGGCGTCCAGTACGGGCCGATCAACAACCGGCCGCAGTACGAGCGGGTCGGCGAGCTGGTCGCCGACGCGATCGCGGGCGGGGCCCGCGCGGCGGCGGGCGGCGGGCCGATCGACGGGCCCGGCTACTTCTTCGAGCCGACGATCCTCGCCGACGTCTCCGACGGCACCCGGATCGTGGACGAGGAGCAGTTCGGCCCCGCGCTGCCGATCGTCAGGTACACCGATCTGGAGGACGCCATCGCGCGCGCCAACGGCACCCACTTCGGGCTGTCCGGGTCGGTGTGGGGCACCGACGCCGACCGGGCCGCGGAGGTCGCGGGGCGGCTGGAGTGCGGCACCGCCTGGGTCAACACCCACCTGGCCCTCGCCCCCAACCAGCCGTTCGGCGGGTTCAAGTGGAGCGGCGTCGGCGTGGAGAACGGCCCGTGGGGACTGTACGGGTTCACCGAGCTCCAGGTGATCTACCGCTCGAAGGCCTGA
- a CDS encoding alpha/beta fold hydrolase, with translation MRPRCTAVFALTLALLGPGVATAAAAPQAPPARPAAPGLSGSRPCAGQPGFTCSFLTVPLDHRDPGDGRTLRLQVAAADNARAPKGVLMFLTGGPGQPGVPFITGISKRLPELAEKYRFVMVDQRGTGEFGAIDCPRLQAQVDGSDIEPPTPEAVKECAGVLGGRRHYFTTEQTVGDLDLLRRALGVRTWTVDGVSYGTMTGAAYAASHPGNVRRLVLDSVLPFVDPQGDDMLYLTGQRATARVLRDACAAAPACGFDPARDLAWLARHREDAVLIWDMLVTYEFLDPTYRDAGALGGLGDVVSAIHDARGGDAAHLDRLLRALDSGGGDPAEYSSGLHIATICGDGRFPWGTSETAPALREAALERARDHLPAEATWPFTADTAVGNGFVQECLHWPWARHTAEPRRARLSVPVLLVNGDRDLSTPLEWAREELRYAPRGTLVVVKGASHSIQNRERGTQGREAVYRFLNG, from the coding sequence ATGCGACCACGTTGCACAGCGGTGTTCGCCCTCACCCTCGCCCTCCTAGGACCCGGCGTGGCGACGGCGGCGGCCGCACCCCAAGCGCCTCCCGCCCGCCCGGCCGCGCCCGGGCTGTCCGGCTCCCGCCCCTGCGCGGGGCAGCCCGGCTTCACCTGCTCGTTCCTGACCGTCCCCCTCGACCACCGCGACCCCGGGGACGGCCGGACCCTGAGGCTGCAGGTCGCGGCGGCGGACAACGCCCGCGCGCCCAAGGGCGTCCTGATGTTCCTGACCGGCGGCCCGGGGCAGCCCGGCGTCCCGTTCATCACCGGCATCTCCAAGCGCCTGCCGGAGCTGGCGGAGAAGTACCGGTTCGTCATGGTCGACCAGCGCGGCACCGGCGAGTTCGGCGCGATCGACTGCCCGCGGCTCCAGGCGCAGGTGGACGGCAGCGACATCGAACCTCCCACGCCCGAGGCGGTGAAGGAGTGCGCCGGCGTCCTCGGCGGCCGGCGGCACTACTTCACCACCGAGCAGACGGTCGGCGACCTCGACCTGCTGCGCCGCGCGCTCGGCGTGCGGACCTGGACCGTGGACGGCGTGTCCTACGGGACCATGACCGGCGCCGCCTACGCCGCGTCCCATCCGGGGAACGTCAGGAGGCTCGTCCTCGACTCGGTGCTGCCGTTCGTCGACCCGCAGGGCGACGACATGCTCTACCTCACCGGGCAGCGGGCCACCGCGCGCGTCCTGCGCGACGCCTGCGCCGCCGCGCCCGCCTGCGGCTTCGACCCGGCCCGCGACCTGGCGTGGCTGGCCCGGCACCGCGAGGACGCGGTGCTGATCTGGGACATGCTGGTGACCTACGAGTTCCTCGACCCCACCTACCGGGACGCCGGCGCCCTCGGCGGGCTGGGGGACGTGGTGTCGGCGATCCACGACGCCCGCGGCGGCGACGCCGCGCACCTGGACCGCCTGCTCCGGGCGCTCGACTCCGGCGGCGGGGACCCCGCCGAGTACAGCTCGGGCCTGCACATCGCGACGATCTGCGGGGACGGCCGGTTCCCCTGGGGGACGTCCGAGACGGCGCCGGCCCTCCGCGAGGCCGCGCTGGAGCGGGCGCGCGACCACCTTCCGGCCGAGGCGACCTGGCCGTTCACCGCCGACACGGCGGTCGGGAACGGATTCGTCCAGGAATGCCTGCACTGGCCGTGGGCGCGGCACACGGCCGAACCCCGCCGCGCCAGGCTCTCGGTCCCGGTCCTGCTGGTGAACGGCGACCGGGACCTGTCCACGCCGCTGGAATGGGCGCGGGAGGAACTGCGGTACGCCCCGCGCGGCACGCTCGTCGTGGTGAAGGGCGCCTCCCACTCCATCCAGAACCGCGAGCGGGGGACCCAGGGCCGCGAGGCGGTCTACAGGTTCCTCAACGGCTGA